The genome window gacaaatctTTGTTTGTTTAATGAAATCTATCTGTTCCCCTGTTTAAATCAAAttactaaacaaaaaaaaaaaaatgaaatctaTCTCTTCCCCAGATCTTTCCGCTGCATCGTGCCCCACAAACAACCTCACTCCCTTCTCCTTACCTGTTCTTGGCCCAAAGAGGTTTGAAATACACCCTCAAGCAGATGAAATCTTTAAAACCCAGtaattaaagaaattaaaaacccagAAATTAAAGAAATTATAAACCCAGATGAAATCTTTTCGAATCAAATAAAACCCAGATGTAattgtgaacacgaaaaattcctgaaacgaaagagacaagaacaacgtgcacaaacaaatatttgtgtttgatgattttgggttacaatctctctcaaatttgatcatttgattcgatctccgtaaggtgttgatttgtggatgttttgttgatccaagggccgtcgaggcttgatcttggatgaactgttggaagtttcttcaaggggccatgggcttgatctttgaaggtggatttgagcggatcttcaaggagccgttggggcttgatcttgaggatgagtgtttcttcaagggccgttgaggcttgatcttgaataatggtgatgaacggatcttcaagggcttttgggcttgatcttgaagaacagtgatgaacggatcttcaagggcttttaggcttgatcttgaagaacggttggatgtatggatttgtcgatgtttgttgatccaaagggccgttggggcttgatcttaggatgaacggatgatgaacgatggtgctttcttcaagggccgtcggggcttgatcttgaattggtggaagttcttcaagggcctttggggcttgatcttgaattggtggatggttgatccaagggccgtcggggcttgatcttggaataacgatgaacgaagaacgaagaacactttcttcaagggccgtcggggcttgatcttgaattggtggatgattgttgatccaaaagggccgttggggcttgatcttaggatgaacagttgtgtggatttgttgatgttgatccaaaaggccgttgaggcttgatcttaggatgaacatttatatggatttggtgatgttgttgatccaaaagggccgtcggggcttgatcttaggatgaacagttgtgtggatttgttgaacactttcttcaagggccgtcgaggcttgatcttgaattggtggaagttcttcaagggccgttggggcttgatcttgaaggaggaatttcttcaagggccgttggggcttgatcttgaaggaggatttgacgaaaaACGAAGAGGGTTTTCTTGATCCTTCCGGATTTGCTTGAATTTGGgaggttggatgcttgaaagctttagagtttcaaagtttcaaggattttggatgtgtggggagtattctcttccattttgggagtagagaaatgtatttgtgaattggttCATGATACCTTGATGTAGaaacctatttataggctttgagaatgaatcactaccacaaaatatttttttcttttccaagcaccattgcctaatttcccacttaatacaattttaaacttgaattggtaattttatggcctaattttccacttaatatcattttaaacttgatatgtgcatgctttgtcattgcccaaaatgagaagaaaaccttgttttgatcttcaatggattgaaatgtgcttgccttgtcattgcccaaaatgagaagaaaaacttgtgtaatcctccaagggtatttctttttattttgttgagtcacacaccatgtgtacaatttgtatgacacgtggcatatgccatgtatgccttgacacgtcaaaattttaatgcgttggtgaacatttatttcaccgcaatttcgatgtctacagtaaTCTTTCTGAATTTTCAAATCCTATCATCTATTCCCAGTCAAGGTTCTAAAACCCAGATGAATCTTTTCGAATTTGTGCCGTGGTGGTGCCAGTGGTCTCTCACGTCTCCAATTATCAGACAACGAAGGTGAGGGAGGATAGAGCCAGCGAGAGGAGACGGGGAGAACAAAGCTTGCCGGAGGAGATGGGGAGAACATAGCCGGCGagagaaggagacggagagaaCAGCGGGGATGGCGAGGGAaggcgagagagagagcgcgCTCATTTCGCGCGAGAGAGAAGAAAGGGACCCGACTAATCTATACGCCCCTTTTGGACTGGTTTAATAAGAGGGTATATGCCGTATAAAATAAGTGGATCGGATTAAATTAGTCCGGTCCAATTTAATACGAAAGCACGCCAAACACTCGGCTCCGTATTAATAGTCCTATCCGATGCTATATCTGGCGTACCAAACAAGGCCTCGCCTATGGGTGCACCCATTTTTTGTTGTAGGCAAGGTGTTTGTTGTTATGTCTGAGAGAGTCAATAATTTATGTCTAATTCATTGAGATTTGAGGCTTAGaattaaaaactaattaatCCAATTGGTAATTTCTTAAGATACTTAACGGATGAAATAAAAACTAGTGTAAGAAatgttcaacaacaacaaagttttattttattaagtaGGGTTGGTTGTATTTTTtactctttaaaaaaaaaacaatcagtGGTAAGCTACGATTATATACTTTTTCCGGGTCTGGAGAAATTATGGGTAGTTTTACCCTATCCGTTGCCACAGTGCAACGACCAGCTCGAAACATTTAGAAAATTATTGAGCTCGGTTTTGTTCTATGTACTCAATAAGCTTCAAGtactctcatttttttttgtttttgaaaagtCTCTTTTCAAACCTTTCTCGGTGTTTTTCTAAATGTTTTGCCCTGAACTTTGTCTTATAAAAACATTTTCTAACCGGAGTGAGAAAtgtccaaagaaaaaaaaattaatttgaacccatttttttagggaactttaacgaaaagcacccggtactgttcactttaacgaaaaaccacatttttacactaaaagtcaatcctagtactattcactttaccttttattttgtctttatcattaaaactcaaagttttcaagtcattttcattagttttctttttttttattgcaggCAAAGTGTTTGTCGGTTGGTTTCACAGAGGTTCATATCATAAATGAAGTAGTGCCAGTTGGTTTTAACATGCTAATTAAATCATTCAGATATTAGGCATAgaattttaggaaaactaatgaaaagggcttgaaaactttgagttttaatgataaggacaaaataaagggtaaagtgaatagtaccaggattggctttttagtgtaaaaatatggtttttcgttaaagtgaacagtaccgggtgcttttcgttaaagttccctagaaTTTTATAATCCTTCCAGCATTTTTCAcaacaaatatgtatatatcaaGTAATTGAATTGGTAATTTCCATAAGTTAACTACTAGTAATTTTGTAGAAATGTTCAAAGAAATATTACTACTATACACATTCCACGGCTTGTGGGAAAGAGTTCATAAAAACTACTCATCTCACAATGAATTCCAACCTATCAAAGTAGGCATCACCCCTCTCCGTCGTCCCTAAATTTCCTCCGCCGCAGCTCGCCGTTTTGCTCTTGGCCGGAAACAGCGTAGCTCGGCACAAGGGGCAGGTCACATGGCCCCGATTGACCCAACTATCCAGACACTCCCTGTGAAACAAATGATCGCAGTTAGACTGCTCCCTCACCTCATGGCCCCTCTCTATGCACTCCAAGCATATACTGCAAGCAGTATCTTGATCTCCAAGTTTTGTGTATTTTTCGAAAACCTGACTAAATTCCACCACCGGGAGCCGCCTCTTGATGTATTCTGTTAGAACGTGGATTGGGACCGGGACTATCGATGGGCACATGGGATCGAGCGCCAGTATCGAATTGGTCGGATTCGGATGGTGGTCCATGGAGTCAGCAGTTGGCTCAGAGATCTGTACTGCAGGTTTGAGCAGTCCCAGATGGCTAAGCGCCACTATCAGTACGATCTTTAAGCAGTGTGCAAAGATTAGCAGGTTTTGAAGGCTTTTGCGCCATTTGGGGAAGTTAATACCAACACAGGAGAAATCCATGGGGGATTAGAGGGGATGGGATTGGATTCGGAGGTGTTTGTGTTGCAAGAAAAGATTGGATTGGGTGAGCAGGATGGGCAAAGTATAAGTAGAGCCGGATGTCGGACGCATTGAGTATAGGATAAGAACGATACAGGCAATCCTATTCCTACATTGGACGGCAGTTGGCCTTTCTACTCTTGCCACTGGCCCCGGGTGGAATAAAGAGGcttttattgtattttaaaaAGATTTGGACTTGGCTTTTTACTTTTCAACCTGCAAGTTGCAACAACATTTTAGGGGTGTGAAattcacacacctcattttacttctcacctatttttttaattttcgactatcggatcggatgaattgaaaaaaatcaataGACTAAAATTATCaagaagtgtgtgagaagtaaaatggggtgtatgGATAGTACAT of Malus sylvestris chromosome 6, drMalSylv7.2, whole genome shotgun sequence contains these proteins:
- the LOC126626934 gene encoding probable E3 ubiquitin-protein ligase RHA4A, translating into MDFSCVGINFPKWRKSLQNLLIFAHCLKIVLIVALSHLGLLKPAVQISEPTADSMDHHPNPTNSILALDPMCPSIVPVPIHVLTEYIKRRLPVVEFSQVFEKYTKLGDQDTACSICLECIERGHEVREQSNCDHLFHRECLDSWVNRGHVTCPLCRATLFPAKSKTASCGGGNLGTTERGDAYFDRLEFIVR